A region from the Aegilops tauschii subsp. strangulata cultivar AL8/78 chromosome 5, Aet v6.0, whole genome shotgun sequence genome encodes:
- the LOC109772287 gene encoding RING-H2 finger protein ATL80-like produces the protein MPRHLLQQSVDRLAALAAPPAAAMARGGTSVHTDTLLILAAVLCFLLCVLGLAMVARCSRLCNPSAFSVDAPGPVAAPCKGIKKKALQALPTVSWRPQQSTEADEEEGERAECAICLAEFAPGDEVRVLPTCGHGFHAACVDVWLLSNSTCPSCRRALVVAAAQLPAVTESPPPQTCCARADAVAAAQASVVW, from the coding sequence ATGCCGCGCCACCTGCTGCAGCAGTCCGTCGACCGCCTCGCCGCGCTGGCCGCGCCTCCGGCGGCCGCCATGGCACGCGGCGGGACGAGCGTGCATACGGACACGCTGCTCATCCTGGCGGCCGTGCTCTGCTTCCTGCTCTGCGTGCTCGGGCTGGCCATGGTGGCCCGGTGCTCCCGCCTGTGCAACCCCTCCGCCTTCTCCGTGGACGCGCCGGGGCCAGTCGCGGCGCCATGCAAGGGGATCAAGAAGAAGGCGCTGCAAGCGCTGCCGACCGTGTCCTGGCGGCCACAGCAGAGCacggaggcggacgaggaggagggggagcgggcGGAGTGCGCCATCTGCCTGGCGGAGTTCGCGCCCGGGGACGAGGTGCGCGTGCTCCCGACGTGCGGCCACGGCTTCCACGCCGCCTGCGTCGACGTCTGGCTGCTTTCCAACTCCACCTGTCCCTCCTGCCGCCGCGCCCTCGTCGTCGCGGCTGCCCAATTGCCAGCGGTCACCGAGTCTCCCCCTCCTCAAACGTGCTGTGCGCGCGCCGACGCCGTCGCGGCTGCACAGGCCTCGGTCGTATGGTAG